The following are encoded in a window of Panicum virgatum strain AP13 chromosome 5N, P.virgatum_v5, whole genome shotgun sequence genomic DNA:
- the LOC120675809 gene encoding pentatricopeptide repeat-containing protein At5g61400-like isoform X2, which produces MPNPSLRRLLSSRRHPLATHHHLRCRHSLSAPSAAAAAAATPAPSRDRAARLAAAVHGATAAKNFAHAIRLTKSLVQASSSSPGRSPACIVPTAAGAAFAALASTSSSPTPALGVLVIALCQMWLLDDALSVFRRLRTLPELPACNVILDGLVKARRFGCAWELFDEMLSRGMVPSVVTYNTLINACRHQGAVAKAQEVWDQMVARRIDPNVVTYTTMICALCEEGCIGDAEQMFDAMKEAGMQPNLYTYNVLMSSHCQIHDVNRAFVLYQELLKSGLVPNAVIFTTLIDGFCKVKRFSEAKEMFLSMPSFGVAPTVPVFNSLMDGAFKSGNPREALAVYQEMTHLGLCPDEFTCSIVVRGLCDGGQTQVAARFLEGVRQSGANLNAAAYNALIDEYCKNGNLEEALSTCTRMTEVGIEPNVVSYSSLIDGHSKVGNTQLAMAIYTEMVAKGIEPNVVTYTALICGHAKNGGIDAAFLLLKEMTEKGISPNAITVSVLADGLCRENRVQDAVRFVMEYSGMKYNDLHSFFSNSTTEEDHLIPNCVIYMTLIYGLYIDSQHYEAGEIADVGRGALVPYRRCWLQTDAPTMCPCLVRLWSSKS; this is translated from the exons ATGCCCAACCCGTCGCTCCGCCGCCTTCTCTCCTCCCGGCGCCACCCCCTCGCCACCCACCACCATCTCCGCTGCCGCCACAGCCTCTCCGCCCCctcagcggccgccgccgccgccgccaccccagcTCCATCCCGCGaccgcgccgcgcgcctcgccgccgccgtccacggcgCGACCGCGGCCAAGAACTTCGCGCACGCTATCCGTTTGACGAAATCCCTCGTCCAGGCCTCCTCTTCGTCCCCCGGCCGAAGCCCCGCCTGCATcgtccccaccgccgccggagcagcctTCGCCGCTCTCGCCTCAACCTCCAGCTCCCCGACCCCAGCGCTCGGCGTGCTCGTCATCGCCCTCTGCCAGATGTGGCTGCTTGACGATGCGCTGTCCGTGTTCCGCCGCCTTCGGACGCTGCCGGAGCTACCGGCGTGTAACGTGATTCTGGATGGGCTAGTCAAAGCGCGCAGGTTCGGGTGCGCCTGGGAGCTGTTCGACGAAATGCTTAGCCGGGGGATGGTGCCAAGCGTGGTGACGTACAATACGCTCATCAATGCGTGCCGGCATCAGGGTGCTGTGGCGAAGGCTCAGGAAGTGTGGGATCAGATGGTGGCGAGGCGGATTGATCCGAATGTGGTCACATACACGACGATGATATGTGCGCTCTGTGAAGAGGGCTGCATTGGTGATGCTGAGCAGATGTTTGATGCTATGAAGGAAGCAGGGATGCAGCCTAATCTGTACACATACAATGTGCTGATGAGCAGCCATTGTCAAATACATGATGTCAACCGTGCATTTGTGCTGTACCAGGAACTGCTGAAGAGTGGCCTCGTTCCAAATGCTGTTATCTTTACAACCCTGATTGATGGTTTCTGCAAGGTGAAGAGGTTCAGTGAAGCAAAGGAGATGTTTCTTAGCATGCCCAGCTTCGGGGTTGCTCCTACAGTTCCTGTGTTTAACAGTTTGATGGATGGAGCTTTCAAATCTGGAAATCCACGAGAAGCATTAGCAGTTTATCAGGAGATGACTCACCTAGGGTTGTGTCCAGATGAGTTCACCTGCAGCATAGTTGTGAGAGGCCTTTGTGATGGAGGGCAAACACAGGTAGCGGCCAGGTTCCTTGAAGGAGTGAGGCAATCTGGTGCTAATCTGAATGCAGCTGCTTACAATGCACTGATTGATGAGTACTGCAAGAatgggaatttggaggaagcgCTGTCAACATGCACAAGAATGACTGAGGTTGGAATTGAGCCCAATGTGGTGTCATACTCCTCCTTGATAGATGGGCATTCAAAGGTAGGGAATACGCAATTAGCAATGGCTATATACACTGAGATGGTTGCTAAAGGGATTGAGCCTAATGTGGTTACATACACTGCTCTTATTTGTGGCCATGCCAAGAATGGTGGCATAGATGCTGCTTTTCTTTTGCTTAAGGAGATGACAGAAAAAGGTATTTCACCTAATGCTATTACAGTGTCAGTTCTCGCTGATGGTCTGTGCAGAGAGAATCGGGTTCAGGATGCGGTCAGGTTTGTGATGGAGTACTCAGGGATGAAGTACAATGatcttcattctttcttctcaaACTCTACGACTGAAGAAGACCATTTGATTCCAAACTGTGTGATATATATGACATTGATATATGGACTCTACATAGATAGCCAACACTACGAAGCTG GGGAAATAGCTGATGTTGGCCGTGGAGCCCTAGTGCCCTACAGAAGGTGCTGGTTGCAAACTGACGCGCCAACCATGTGCCCATGTTTGGTTAGGCTATGGAGTAGCAAAtcctaa
- the LOC120675809 gene encoding pentatricopeptide repeat-containing protein At5g61400-like isoform X1, whose amino-acid sequence MPNPSLRRLLSSRRHPLATHHHLRCRHSLSAPSAAAAAAATPAPSRDRAARLAAAVHGATAAKNFAHAIRLTKSLVQASSSSPGRSPACIVPTAAGAAFAALASTSSSPTPALGVLVIALCQMWLLDDALSVFRRLRTLPELPACNVILDGLVKARRFGCAWELFDEMLSRGMVPSVVTYNTLINACRHQGAVAKAQEVWDQMVARRIDPNVVTYTTMICALCEEGCIGDAEQMFDAMKEAGMQPNLYTYNVLMSSHCQIHDVNRAFVLYQELLKSGLVPNAVIFTTLIDGFCKVKRFSEAKEMFLSMPSFGVAPTVPVFNSLMDGAFKSGNPREALAVYQEMTHLGLCPDEFTCSIVVRGLCDGGQTQVAARFLEGVRQSGANLNAAAYNALIDEYCKNGNLEEALSTCTRMTEVGIEPNVVSYSSLIDGHSKVGNTQLAMAIYTEMVAKGIEPNVVTYTALICGHAKNGGIDAAFLLLKEMTEKGISPNAITVSVLADGLCRENRVQDAVRFVMEYSGMKYNDLHSFFSNSTTEEDHLIPNCVIYMTLIYGLYIDSQHYEAGKLFSYMRKSGMVPDSFTYTLLIRGQCMLGYVLNAMMLYADMVKIGVKPMRYKTVCPEIWSQVPLNDTRTFAS is encoded by the coding sequence ATGCCCAACCCGTCGCTCCGCCGCCTTCTCTCCTCCCGGCGCCACCCCCTCGCCACCCACCACCATCTCCGCTGCCGCCACAGCCTCTCCGCCCCctcagcggccgccgccgccgccgccaccccagcTCCATCCCGCGaccgcgccgcgcgcctcgccgccgccgtccacggcgCGACCGCGGCCAAGAACTTCGCGCACGCTATCCGTTTGACGAAATCCCTCGTCCAGGCCTCCTCTTCGTCCCCCGGCCGAAGCCCCGCCTGCATcgtccccaccgccgccggagcagcctTCGCCGCTCTCGCCTCAACCTCCAGCTCCCCGACCCCAGCGCTCGGCGTGCTCGTCATCGCCCTCTGCCAGATGTGGCTGCTTGACGATGCGCTGTCCGTGTTCCGCCGCCTTCGGACGCTGCCGGAGCTACCGGCGTGTAACGTGATTCTGGATGGGCTAGTCAAAGCGCGCAGGTTCGGGTGCGCCTGGGAGCTGTTCGACGAAATGCTTAGCCGGGGGATGGTGCCAAGCGTGGTGACGTACAATACGCTCATCAATGCGTGCCGGCATCAGGGTGCTGTGGCGAAGGCTCAGGAAGTGTGGGATCAGATGGTGGCGAGGCGGATTGATCCGAATGTGGTCACATACACGACGATGATATGTGCGCTCTGTGAAGAGGGCTGCATTGGTGATGCTGAGCAGATGTTTGATGCTATGAAGGAAGCAGGGATGCAGCCTAATCTGTACACATACAATGTGCTGATGAGCAGCCATTGTCAAATACATGATGTCAACCGTGCATTTGTGCTGTACCAGGAACTGCTGAAGAGTGGCCTCGTTCCAAATGCTGTTATCTTTACAACCCTGATTGATGGTTTCTGCAAGGTGAAGAGGTTCAGTGAAGCAAAGGAGATGTTTCTTAGCATGCCCAGCTTCGGGGTTGCTCCTACAGTTCCTGTGTTTAACAGTTTGATGGATGGAGCTTTCAAATCTGGAAATCCACGAGAAGCATTAGCAGTTTATCAGGAGATGACTCACCTAGGGTTGTGTCCAGATGAGTTCACCTGCAGCATAGTTGTGAGAGGCCTTTGTGATGGAGGGCAAACACAGGTAGCGGCCAGGTTCCTTGAAGGAGTGAGGCAATCTGGTGCTAATCTGAATGCAGCTGCTTACAATGCACTGATTGATGAGTACTGCAAGAatgggaatttggaggaagcgCTGTCAACATGCACAAGAATGACTGAGGTTGGAATTGAGCCCAATGTGGTGTCATACTCCTCCTTGATAGATGGGCATTCAAAGGTAGGGAATACGCAATTAGCAATGGCTATATACACTGAGATGGTTGCTAAAGGGATTGAGCCTAATGTGGTTACATACACTGCTCTTATTTGTGGCCATGCCAAGAATGGTGGCATAGATGCTGCTTTTCTTTTGCTTAAGGAGATGACAGAAAAAGGTATTTCACCTAATGCTATTACAGTGTCAGTTCTCGCTGATGGTCTGTGCAGAGAGAATCGGGTTCAGGATGCGGTCAGGTTTGTGATGGAGTACTCAGGGATGAAGTACAATGatcttcattctttcttctcaaACTCTACGACTGAAGAAGACCATTTGATTCCAAACTGTGTGATATATATGACATTGATATATGGACTCTACATAGATAGCCAACACTACGAAGCTGGTAAGCTCTTCTCTTATATGAGAAAGTCAGGTATGGTGCCTGATAGCTTTACCTATACACTACTGATTCGTGGGCAGTGCATGCTTGGCTATGTCTTAAATGCCATGATGCTCTATGCTGATATGGTGAAGATTGGTGTCAAACCAATGAGGTACAAGACAGTGTGCCCTGAGATTTGGTCACAGGTACCACTGAATGACACCAGAACTTTTGCAAGTTAG